TGGACAACGATGCTTCAATGGCACTCCAAATGCCAAAAAACTTGAACGCCCCTATAAAGAAAAATACAGCCGCAACTGCCGGAATGATGAGCAGCAAAAGAAGCTCTGCTCCCTCTTTTGCTGAAGTAAAGACGGTTTGAAGAAATCTGGTTTTCGGGGTGAAACGGGGCAAATGTTCTAATTCCACTCCTTTTGTATCTCGATAAATCGTTTTTGACAGAATAAACGGAACCACTATTATAGGGAGGAATATTGAGAAGATCACAAGCGGAAATGCATGAATACCGAATACGGATAACGCGATGAGTCCTAACACTAATGTCGCAAAAGATTGAGGAGATTGAATCATTGTCGCTATTGCAATTTTTTGTTCATCTTTGGTAGCGTTAGCTTTGACAAGAATCGGACCAGCAATTTTTCCAGCCGCATTAATATCACCGAGGATATTATAAACACTTGGGATGATAACAGATGGATTAATTTTCAGCCATTTCATAACGGGAACAAATAGTCTGATTAAGCCATCCGTAAATCCTAGCCGTTCCAATAAACGCCCAAAAATCACACTGACGATAATCGCGATGCCTACCTCGCTTGTTAAAAACACATCTACTACGATTGGTTTTACTTCACCAATTATTGTATTAAAGAAATTGGCCAGTGAATTAGGCGCGAATAATAAAATAAGCAATGAAAGCAGCACTAACAAGACCCCAATTATCTCAAAAAGATGCCATTTCGTTCTTGAGGACTCACGATTAGTGGATGCCTGTTTATTTTTCATATCATGACCTCCTGCCGTTTTACTAATTTATGTGCGAATGCAGAAGTTTGTGTTTGTCTGGATACTGAGCACCTTCCCGTCAAACGAATAGGCAGACAAAATACCTTTGCCCGCGTTCTATTTCATAATCCACTTCATAAAATGAATATATACCACCACTCATTTTAACTAAGGAGATTAGAAAATGTATGCCATTCATTATTTTGAAGACAAAGTTGAAGTGCTCAATGTAGCATCACGGATCATACCGGCTGCAGATGAAAGTGTGAGGATCAAAGGGCGTAACGGAAAAATCGTAAGTGTTGAAAAGGTCGGAGAAACTAAATATTTTGTAGTTGTCGAATTCGAGAAGATCGTTGAAAAAAGCAGCGCAAACTTAAGTAAATATGGTATGAAAAGAAAATGACCATCTATGGTTACGGTGTAGTATGACCATTCAAAGTGCCTGTGCAACATGGAGCTCCATGTTGCACAGGCACTTTGTATGAAGGTGTAAAAGGTTGCTGACAAGATGTAGAATTGATTTACAGACAGAGAAGGCGGACCTCCCCCATGTTATGATAGTAAGGTAAACTTAAACTTATCAGCGGAAGGAGAAAAACTAGTCTCCAAGCCGCAAATCAAAGATATGAAAAGAGGAGGAATCGTACGATGATTATTCATCCAATCAAAGCCTTTGCTGATAATTACATATGGTGCATTCAAGAAGAAACAGAGGCAGTTGTAGTTGATCCGGGAACAGCAAATGATGTCCTGGATTTTCTTGAAGAAAAGCAGCTTCGCCTGGCTGCCATTCTTTTAACGCATAAGCATGAAGACCATACCGGCGGGGTACTTGAGGTTATGGCGAGACATCCAGAATGCCAGATATATGGACCGAAAGAAACGGAAACCCTGGCAAATCATGTGGTAGAGGAAGGCGATACCTTTAACTTACTGGGCCATCCTATTCAAGTTTTCGAAACGGCGGGCCATACACATGGCCATATCAGCTTTTTAATGGGAAACAGTCTTTTTTGCGGAGATGCCTTGTTTTCAGCGGGATGCGGCCGAGTTTTTACCGGTGATTACGAAGCCCAATATGAAACCTTGCAGAAATTTAAACGCTTGGATGAGGATATACATATTTATCCTGGTCACGAGTATACCGAAACTAATTTACGCTTTGCATACGACACGCAGCCAGACAATGAAAAAATCTTCAATGCATTGAAAAAGGTACGTGACTTGCGTGAAAAAGGAGAGCCAACACTCCCGACAACGATCGGCAGAGAGAAGGAGATTAACCTCTTTCTGCGAGCGGAAACATTGGAAGACTTTATTGAATTGCGCAACGCCCGTGATGACTTCTAAGGGAATTCAAATCGGAGCGCAGAAAAGGTGTTCAAAGTAATCACTGGGTTGTTGTTTCTTGCCGAATAATCAGTGCCTGGCACAACGAAAAAAATGTCAATCACCTTCGACAGGATTCGAGCTGTGACAGGCACTTTATAAAAGTTCTTCAGTAATTGGGCCAAGATGGTCAAACATACAGAAAATAACAAGCTTGTAGATTATCCAATGAAATTGGTTTTTGAAAATGAGATGCTCTTGACAAGTCGTTGTTAAGATAGCGTATGGTTTAGGATTCTCCCTGCAGAACCGGACGCTTTCCTGAGGGGGCGCGGCGGACTCGCCAGAAGTGCGTTGGCGATTACGCCTGTCACCCTGATCCTCCAGGAGTCGCCGGTTCTTCCGGGAGAATCCTTGAGTTTGTGTCCGCAGGTCAGTCAGTGTTCGTCCAGAAATTGGAGTATGGTAAGTGACTCTATCTGCGCGGTGTGGGTGGAGCTATGAATTGCCTGACTGAATGGACAACAAAGCGATTTTTTTCTTCATTCATTTCATCGAAATTGTCATAGTAGCTAAAAAAATTACCGCTTTCTAACTTCAAAAATGGACGCATTGTATCAGACAAGTCTACTCGGCTTTCACTGCTTGCAGAGGGCTATCAAACTGTCTTATGTACACTAAATCCGGCTGCTGCGCAGATCAACGGCTTAGAACCATTATCCCGTTAAAAATCAGCCACATTAAATAACCAGTAACTGTATAAAATCGTATCAAATGTACTTATATAGGATCTATGATAAGATAAAAATCAATAAAATTATGGAGGACGATAAAATGAACCAAGTACTCGTTGAAATTTGTTTACGTGTTAGAGACATTGATGCTACTTTAGATTTTTATACAGAGCTTTTTGATTTTGAAGTAGCAAGCCGAAGAGAATTCCCTGAAGATAAATTTGATTTAATTTATCTTAATTCACCAGGTTCTTCCGTACAAATAGAACTTACCTACAACTATGATGCAGAACCGTATGTAATAGGAAATGGTTTCAGTCATTTAGGCGTAACAGTAGATGATTTAGAAGAAATGCACAAGATTTGTAAAGCTTCTTCTTATGAAACAAGTGAATTGAAAGGACTTTCAGGCGGAACACCTTCTTACTTCTTTGTTACTGACCCTGATGGCTATAGAATCGAAGTAAAGCGTAAGCACTAAGATACGGTACCAGGTCCCAACACAATTCGGACACTATTCTGAATTGAACTGAAGTTGTTTGCGGACCTGGTACCCATTATTCCAACTCTATCACCGCCACACACACTCGACATGCGTGGACTGCTGACGGTAGACAAATAATGAGACGTGCGTGTCTTCACCTATACCCAGATTAATACTTATTCTTTGTCTTTAGTAGTTTACATCTGATCCCCATAAATCTTGGATATGAATTATTTTTAGGAAACACAGGTAATACTTCTTCATTCGGTATTGGTTCAATCATCTTTTCTATAATAAATCCTTCGCTACAGAGAGTATTAACATAATGTTCCAACGATCTATGAATATGAGTTGTTCTATGCTTTACTTTTTCTGTTGCAATTTTAAATGCTGATTCAATATATAGTTCCTCTTTATAATTAAACCAATTTTCATCAAAGTATTCCCAATAGACTGGCCAATAACAAGGATGGGTTATCGTAAATACAAAATGTCCGTTATTCTTAATAATATCTTTTATAGACTTTATTACTGTAGGCAATTCAGCAACATCCATCAGAACCATATTGGCAACCACTAAAGAGTACGTACTTTCATTATTAAATTTTGCAAATTGTTCTATAGAGTAATTCTGAAAACTCATATTTTCTCTTTGAAAGTTTTCTGCAGCAACTTCTATACTTTTCCCACTTAAATCAATTCCTATTATTTCATCAGAGTAGTTTGCTAAATAACTTGTTAAATTACCTGTACCACAACCAATATCTAGTACTTTTTCTTTGTTACATGGATTTATCAACTCCAATATACATGGCTTAAGAATGTGTTTTAAACTTAAATCTTTATTGTCTCTAATTTGTTGAAATCTAACGTCTGAAATCTGATCCCATTCCAAAGCAATATCCACATTCGTTTTTCTATTTACTTTCTTCATTTTGAATAGTTCCTTCTTTATTAATTTTATTGAATTTAATTAAAAAGTTAGTAAGATCATTTGCTATATGGAAGGGATACCCGTCGGAACTATCAAACTCTTCGATAAAGTGCTTTCCATTTCTTTCTTTTCCTATAGCTACTTTACTATCAATTCTATCCGTTCTGACAATAGTAAATCGGGAGTTAGGAGTATAACCTAATTCTTCATATGTATAAATAGTAGCACCATCGTTTTCAAGTTTTTTAGTAAGTCCAATATTACTTGCTATAATTATAATCAATTCATTGTTTATAGCTTTTTTAAAAAGAAGTTCCTTTATTTCTTTATCTTTATTTGCCCAACTCATGTCCCTTGTAAAAATCGTTACCCTTCCACCTTTACTAATCCATTGAAGCATATAGTTGTTTAATTCTCCTCATCCTTACAATAAATTCCTTTCTCCCTGTTATTCAGCTTCATCTCCCAAATAACTGCTAGAAAAAAAAGCATGATTGCTAAACAAATTAAAAAACCCATAAAGAAACTTGAGGGTTCATCTTTAGCTTTCATCAAAAAAATAATACCTATGAGGGATCCTAATGTTCCCAGGTGACCAAACCATTTAGTATACATGACCTACATCCCCCTCCCCTTTAGTAAATCATTGATTATTTGCAATTCATCACCTTAAGTCTACCATATATATAGGTACTCCGTCCGATAATTACAGGAGGAATAGTTGTCTGAATCTTAAACCTCATTCACATAGTGAGCAGTGCCTGTGCGTCACACAATTAAGACACGATTCAGATTTGTATTTAAATTGTGTATCACACAGGCACTCTTTACTAATTGCTTTGGAACTGATACCAATTACTAATTTCAGCAGCTGGTATCATGTACTTCCTCTTTATTTTCCTATTTTCACTACTTTTGTGCAGGAAATCTTATCATGTAATGACGATTTGTCTTTATAAAAAAAAATAAATACAAGTGCAAAAGGAAAAAACGCCAGTGAAAAATATTTTATTGCAGTTCTCACAGTTATTTGTATTATACTAAATGGTTTATCCTTTGTAGATATTATTTTTAGCCCCATAATTTTCATGCCTATATTACGCTTGATTAAGGTGATACTTATAATTTCTATAATAATTAAACTTAGTAAAGCAGGTACTATTATTTCAATTATCTTCAGAAATTCTAATGGCAGGGTAATTACATCTAAAAATACTGCCGGCAAACATATCATGTACTTTAAAAGCCAAACTATTAACCATCCTGAATCTTGATCATTTCCGAATATGAAGTAACTTGGAAATATCAGTGAGGTGATTCCCCCAAGTAATAACATTGATGGAAAGAGAATTATCACTCTATTTAAAATGTGTGCAGTTATTCTCTTTCCTATCATATTAAATTACTCCTTTTTCATCGTGACATATCCAGCCCGCCGAAATATATCAACAGTATATTTTCGTCATTTTCTCTCTATTAACCAATTCTGCTGCTGCGATTTGAGGGAACTAAAACACACCTATATATTCAGTTAAAAGCCTTCAATATTGGTATTCCTGTTCCTTTATTTTATAAACTTCCGAAAACACACCACTCAAACCCGCATTCCTTCGTTCCCTTTTAAAATAAAGTCACGCTATCTTCCCCTCATTTTCACACATTTCCGGTCACGTTTTGACCACTTTTCACTGCTTTTCTCACGCTTTTTGCTCACGTTTTTTTTCGATTTAAAAAGAAGTTTTGTACGTTTCAGATTGTGAAAGGATAGTAGTGACAAGGGTTCAAGGGATTTTGGGTGCGAGACTTTATTTTGGGGCTACAATTCTAACTCTATCAACACCACACACTCCACATGGCTTGAGAGGACAGAATGAATTTCATTTGAGTATGTCCGTTCTCAGAAACATATCCACGATACTATTTGCACTATCGGTAGACGGGAACATATCAACTACATTACCTTTTTGTTAATAATAATCGCGTCTTTCCATATCTTCTTCATATGCAGCTAAAATTCGCTGATACTCTTTTGGGTCATCATTCTCACAGTCAAGTTTTATCACTCGATCCACGATAGGCTCTAAAGAATCCGGGTTGTACCAAGGTTCCTTAATAGTAAGATATATTATTTTTTTAGTTTTTTGACGTTCAGCCATTTCTTTTAACATCTGAATTTCCTTTTCATTTTTAGTTACACTTTGTATTGGCCATACAATCATAAAACCGAAAGCATAATCATCGTATTTGTCACTACTACTTTTAGTGGTCAGATTATCAAAGAAAATTGTAAGATTTGATAATTTCATTGCTTGCCCGTATTTCTTCGGTACTTTAACTTGATAAAGTTCAGCCCAACGGAAGAAATTCTCCATTCCATCTTTTGATGTATGAATTAAATTAATCAGCCCTTTCAAGTTCCCATTATCATTTAATGCTTTAAGAAGAGCTTGATGCTTTTCCTTGTCAGCAATACCGCGTAGCAACAATGTTTTTTCTATTTCATTACCCATGAAATCCATAATTTGATTATATGCATTTTTTACGTCAGACATATTATTCACCCCTTTACTAATAAAAAAATCACTATTTATTTTTTGAATATACCCAAAATAAAATGCTATCTGTTAGCCTCAAACAAAACAGCGCATCTTCAATTGTTGGCGATTCAATAATATTCTCATTCCTGTGGGTCCCATAATCAGACATCATAGAGTAAACCATATAAATTGTTTTGGTCTTTGTCAGTTTTCCATCTTTATTTTCATTGAAAAAGTCTGCTAAATCCTCTTTTTTCAGGTCTGACTTAAGAGCCCTATCTAAGTCAGCAACCGTTGCAGTTGCACTGTCTCCGCTGGTGTTAAAGACACCTCTCATCCACTTTGCGAAATTTTCAGTCCC
The Sporosarcina sp. P33 genome window above contains:
- the gloB gene encoding hydroxyacylglutathione hydrolase encodes the protein MIIHPIKAFADNYIWCIQEETEAVVVDPGTANDVLDFLEEKQLRLAAILLTHKHEDHTGGVLEVMARHPECQIYGPKETETLANHVVEEGDTFNLLGHPIQVFETAGHTHGHISFLMGNSLFCGDALFSAGCGRVFTGDYEAQYETLQKFKRLDEDIHIYPGHEYTETNLRFAYDTQPDNEKIFNALKKVRDLREKGEPTLPTTIGREKEINLFLRAETLEDFIELRNARDDF
- a CDS encoding VOC family protein translates to MNQVLVEICLRVRDIDATLDFYTELFDFEVASRREFPEDKFDLIYLNSPGSSVQIELTYNYDAEPYVIGNGFSHLGVTVDDLEEMHKICKASSYETSELKGLSGGTPSYFFVTDPDGYRIEVKRKH
- a CDS encoding class I SAM-dependent methyltransferase, whose protein sequence is MKKVNRKTNVDIALEWDQISDVRFQQIRDNKDLSLKHILKPCILELINPCNKEKVLDIGCGTGNLTSYLANYSDEIIGIDLSGKSIEVAAENFQRENMSFQNYSIEQFAKFNNESTYSLVVANMVLMDVAELPTVIKSIKDIIKNNGHFVFTITHPCYWPVYWEYFDENWFNYKEELYIESAFKIATEKVKHRTTHIHRSLEHYVNTLCSEGFIIEKMIEPIPNEEVLPVFPKNNSYPRFMGIRCKLLKTKNKY
- a CDS encoding RDD family protein, yielding MIGKRITAHILNRVIILFPSMLLLGGITSLIFPSYFIFGNDQDSGWLIVWLLKYMICLPAVFLDVITLPLEFLKIIEIIVPALLSLIIIEIISITLIKRNIGMKIMGLKIISTKDKPFSIIQITVRTAIKYFSLAFFPFALVFIFFYKDKSSLHDKISCTKVVKIGK